From the Megalops cyprinoides isolate fMegCyp1 chromosome 21, fMegCyp1.pri, whole genome shotgun sequence genome, one window contains:
- the sfpq gene encoding splicing factor, proline- and glutamine-rich isoform X1, with protein MSRDRFRNRGGFQRRGGGGMRGGMGNPNFRNQNPHPFQNRGPQQGMNHGQPPNQGPPPGQITPQKPQPPVPVNQPGGPVTQQSPAQANKTPPQGPPGQPKMQSPPPKPGLTSPPNQPNKNQQKPGIGNGQKPAQAMNKPPPEHHKTKPEEEPTEQPQSVGISQSQQLKATLSLLRKPGEKTYTQRCRLFVGNLPSDITDEEFKKLFAKYGEPSEIFINNSKGFGFIRLESRALAEIAKAELDDVPMKGRQLRVRFATHSAALSVRNLSPFVSNELLEEAFSQFGQVERAVVIVDDRGRSTGRGIVEFATKPAARKAMDRCNDGVFLLTTTPRPVVVEPLEQYDDEDGLPEKLAQKNPKYQKEREQPPRFAHPGSFEFEYSQRWKSLDDMEKQQRQQVEKNIREAREKLEGEMEDAYHEHQANLLRQDLLRRQEELRRMEEMHSQEMQKRKEMQLRQEEERRRREEEMLRQREMEEQMRRQREESYRMGGFMDAREREMRMSGGGSMGMSDMPFSSPNQKFPMGGMGFEGHQGMGAPAAGGMGGAMMPNEMRNERFPQGGPGGPRGMGPGNPGFGRVREEFDGPAKKPRF; from the exons ATGTCCAGAGACCGATTTAGGAACCGCGGTGGGTTCCAGCGCAGAGGCGGTGGAGGGATGCGGGGCGGAATGGGCAACCCGAACTTCAGAAATCAAAATCCACATCCTTTCCAAAATCGAGGTCCGCAGCAAGGGATGAACCATGGACAGCCGCCAAACCAGGGACCTCCACCCGGCCAGATAACGCCACAGAAGCCTCAGCCACCCGTTCCGGTAAACCAGCCTGGTGGTCCTGTAACACAACAGTCCCCTGCTCAGGCGAACAAGACGCCGCCACAGGGCCCTCCTGGCCAGCCTAAGATGCAGTCTCCACCTCCGAAGCCCGGACTCACGTCGCCGCCGAACCAACCTAATAAGAACCAACAAAAGCCAGGTATCGGAAACGGCCAGAAACCTGCCCAGGCCATGAACAAGCCACCGCCGGAACATCACAAGACTAAGCCAGAGGAGGAACCAACTGAACAGCCGCAG TCAGTTGGTATCTCTCAATCTCAGCAGTTGAAGGCGACACTGTCCCTCTTGCGTAAACCGGGAGAGAAGACCTACACACAGCGATGCCGCCTCTTTGTTGGCAACCTCCCCAGCGATATCACCGATGAAGAGTTCAAAAAACTGTTCGCCAAGTATGGCGAGCCAAGCGAGATCTTCATCAACAATAGTAAAGGATTTGGCTTCATCCGTTTG GAATCACGTGCCCTGGCCGAGATAGCCAAAGCAGAACTGGATGATGTACCCATGAAAGGGCGTCAGCTCAGGGTGCGCTTTGCCACACACTCAGCTGCGCTCTCTGTGCGCAACCTGTCCCCCTTTGTATCCAatgagctgctggaggaggctTTCTCCCAGTTCGGACAGGTGGAGCGGGCTGTGGTCATTGTAGATGACCGTGGGCGTTCCACAGGGAGGGGAATTGTAGAGTTTGCTACAAAACCAGCTGCCCGCAAGGCCATGGATCGCTGCAATGATGGAGTCTTCTTGCTAACCAC GACACCTCGTCCAGTTGTAGTGGAGCCCTTGGAGCAgtatgatgatgaagatggtcTGCCCGAGAAGCTGGCTCAGAAGAATCCCAAGTATCAGAA AGAGCGTGAACAGCCCCCTCGCTTCGCCCACCCTGGCTCTTTTGAGTTTGAGTACTCTCAGCGCTGGAAGTCTCTGGATGACATGGAgaagcagcagcggcagcaggtGGAGAAGAACATCCGCGAAGCCCGCGAGAAACTGGAAGGGGAGATGGAGGATGCCTACCATGAGCACCAGGCAAACCTCCTCAGGCAGG ATCTGCTCAGGCGTCAGGAGGAGCTGCGTCGCATGGAAGAGATGCACAGCCAGGAGATGCAGAAACGCAAGGAGATGCAGCTCAG gcaggaggaggagaggcgcaggagagaggaggagatgctgcggcagagggagatggaggagcagaTGCGGCGCCAGCGCGAGGAGTCCTACCGGATGGGTGGCTTCATGGATGCT agggagagagagatgaggatgAGTGGAGGCGGATCTATGGGCATGTCAG ATATGCCATTCAGCTCACCCAACCAGAAGTTCCCCATGGGCGGCATGGGATTCGAGGGCCACCAGGGGATGGGGGCGCCTGCAGCTGGGGGCATGGGTGGTGCCATGATGCCCAACGAAATG CGCAATGAGCGTTTCCCCCAGGGTGGCCCGGGGGGACCCAGAGGGATGGGCCCTGGGAACCCCGGATTTGGGCGGGTTCGTGAGGAGTTTGACGGGCCAGCCAAGAAGCCCCGGTTCTAA
- the sfpq gene encoding splicing factor, proline- and glutamine-rich isoform X3 → MSRDRFRNRGGFQRRGGGGMRGGMGNPNFRNQNPHPFQNRGPQQGMNHGQPPNQGPPPGQITPQKPQPPVPVNQPGGPVTQQSPAQANKTPPQGPPGQPKMQSPPPKPGLTSPPNQPNKNQQKPGIGNGQKPAQAMNKPPPEHHKTKPEEEPTEQPQLKATLSLLRKPGEKTYTQRCRLFVGNLPSDITDEEFKKLFAKYGEPSEIFINNSKGFGFIRLESRALAEIAKAELDDVPMKGRQLRVRFATHSAALSVRNLSPFVSNELLEEAFSQFGQVERAVVIVDDRGRSTGRGIVEFATKPAARKAMDRCNDGVFLLTTTPRPVVVEPLEQYDDEDGLPEKLAQKNPKYQKEREQPPRFAHPGSFEFEYSQRWKSLDDMEKQQRQQVEKNIREAREKLEGEMEDAYHEHQANLLRQDLLRRQEELRRMEEMHSQEMQKRKEMQLRQEEERRRREEEMLRQREMEEQMRRQREESYRMGGFMDAREREMRMSGGGSMGMSDMPFSSPNQKFPMGGMGFEGHQGMGAPAAGGMGGAMMPNEMRNERFPQGGPGGPRGMGPGNPGFGRVREEFDGPAKKPRF, encoded by the exons ATGTCCAGAGACCGATTTAGGAACCGCGGTGGGTTCCAGCGCAGAGGCGGTGGAGGGATGCGGGGCGGAATGGGCAACCCGAACTTCAGAAATCAAAATCCACATCCTTTCCAAAATCGAGGTCCGCAGCAAGGGATGAACCATGGACAGCCGCCAAACCAGGGACCTCCACCCGGCCAGATAACGCCACAGAAGCCTCAGCCACCCGTTCCGGTAAACCAGCCTGGTGGTCCTGTAACACAACAGTCCCCTGCTCAGGCGAACAAGACGCCGCCACAGGGCCCTCCTGGCCAGCCTAAGATGCAGTCTCCACCTCCGAAGCCCGGACTCACGTCGCCGCCGAACCAACCTAATAAGAACCAACAAAAGCCAGGTATCGGAAACGGCCAGAAACCTGCCCAGGCCATGAACAAGCCACCGCCGGAACATCACAAGACTAAGCCAGAGGAGGAACCAACTGAACAGCCGCAG TTGAAGGCGACACTGTCCCTCTTGCGTAAACCGGGAGAGAAGACCTACACACAGCGATGCCGCCTCTTTGTTGGCAACCTCCCCAGCGATATCACCGATGAAGAGTTCAAAAAACTGTTCGCCAAGTATGGCGAGCCAAGCGAGATCTTCATCAACAATAGTAAAGGATTTGGCTTCATCCGTTTG GAATCACGTGCCCTGGCCGAGATAGCCAAAGCAGAACTGGATGATGTACCCATGAAAGGGCGTCAGCTCAGGGTGCGCTTTGCCACACACTCAGCTGCGCTCTCTGTGCGCAACCTGTCCCCCTTTGTATCCAatgagctgctggaggaggctTTCTCCCAGTTCGGACAGGTGGAGCGGGCTGTGGTCATTGTAGATGACCGTGGGCGTTCCACAGGGAGGGGAATTGTAGAGTTTGCTACAAAACCAGCTGCCCGCAAGGCCATGGATCGCTGCAATGATGGAGTCTTCTTGCTAACCAC GACACCTCGTCCAGTTGTAGTGGAGCCCTTGGAGCAgtatgatgatgaagatggtcTGCCCGAGAAGCTGGCTCAGAAGAATCCCAAGTATCAGAA AGAGCGTGAACAGCCCCCTCGCTTCGCCCACCCTGGCTCTTTTGAGTTTGAGTACTCTCAGCGCTGGAAGTCTCTGGATGACATGGAgaagcagcagcggcagcaggtGGAGAAGAACATCCGCGAAGCCCGCGAGAAACTGGAAGGGGAGATGGAGGATGCCTACCATGAGCACCAGGCAAACCTCCTCAGGCAGG ATCTGCTCAGGCGTCAGGAGGAGCTGCGTCGCATGGAAGAGATGCACAGCCAGGAGATGCAGAAACGCAAGGAGATGCAGCTCAG gcaggaggaggagaggcgcaggagagaggaggagatgctgcggcagagggagatggaggagcagaTGCGGCGCCAGCGCGAGGAGTCCTACCGGATGGGTGGCTTCATGGATGCT agggagagagagatgaggatgAGTGGAGGCGGATCTATGGGCATGTCAG ATATGCCATTCAGCTCACCCAACCAGAAGTTCCCCATGGGCGGCATGGGATTCGAGGGCCACCAGGGGATGGGGGCGCCTGCAGCTGGGGGCATGGGTGGTGCCATGATGCCCAACGAAATG CGCAATGAGCGTTTCCCCCAGGGTGGCCCGGGGGGACCCAGAGGGATGGGCCCTGGGAACCCCGGATTTGGGCGGGTTCGTGAGGAGTTTGACGGGCCAGCCAAGAAGCCCCGGTTCTAA
- the sfpq gene encoding splicing factor, proline- and glutamine-rich isoform X2 gives MSRDRFRNRGGFQRRGGGGMRGGMGNPNFRNQNPHPFQNRGPQQGMNHGQPPNQGPPPGQITPQKPQPPVPVNQPGGPVTQQSPAQANKTPPQGPPGQPKMQSPPPKPGLTSPPNQPNKNQQKPGIGNGQKPAQAMNKPPPEHHKTKPEEEPTEQPQQLKATLSLLRKPGEKTYTQRCRLFVGNLPSDITDEEFKKLFAKYGEPSEIFINNSKGFGFIRLESRALAEIAKAELDDVPMKGRQLRVRFATHSAALSVRNLSPFVSNELLEEAFSQFGQVERAVVIVDDRGRSTGRGIVEFATKPAARKAMDRCNDGVFLLTTTPRPVVVEPLEQYDDEDGLPEKLAQKNPKYQKEREQPPRFAHPGSFEFEYSQRWKSLDDMEKQQRQQVEKNIREAREKLEGEMEDAYHEHQANLLRQDLLRRQEELRRMEEMHSQEMQKRKEMQLRQEEERRRREEEMLRQREMEEQMRRQREESYRMGGFMDAREREMRMSGGGSMGMSDMPFSSPNQKFPMGGMGFEGHQGMGAPAAGGMGGAMMPNEMRNERFPQGGPGGPRGMGPGNPGFGRVREEFDGPAKKPRF, from the exons ATGTCCAGAGACCGATTTAGGAACCGCGGTGGGTTCCAGCGCAGAGGCGGTGGAGGGATGCGGGGCGGAATGGGCAACCCGAACTTCAGAAATCAAAATCCACATCCTTTCCAAAATCGAGGTCCGCAGCAAGGGATGAACCATGGACAGCCGCCAAACCAGGGACCTCCACCCGGCCAGATAACGCCACAGAAGCCTCAGCCACCCGTTCCGGTAAACCAGCCTGGTGGTCCTGTAACACAACAGTCCCCTGCTCAGGCGAACAAGACGCCGCCACAGGGCCCTCCTGGCCAGCCTAAGATGCAGTCTCCACCTCCGAAGCCCGGACTCACGTCGCCGCCGAACCAACCTAATAAGAACCAACAAAAGCCAGGTATCGGAAACGGCCAGAAACCTGCCCAGGCCATGAACAAGCCACCGCCGGAACATCACAAGACTAAGCCAGAGGAGGAACCAACTGAACAGCCGCAG CAGTTGAAGGCGACACTGTCCCTCTTGCGTAAACCGGGAGAGAAGACCTACACACAGCGATGCCGCCTCTTTGTTGGCAACCTCCCCAGCGATATCACCGATGAAGAGTTCAAAAAACTGTTCGCCAAGTATGGCGAGCCAAGCGAGATCTTCATCAACAATAGTAAAGGATTTGGCTTCATCCGTTTG GAATCACGTGCCCTGGCCGAGATAGCCAAAGCAGAACTGGATGATGTACCCATGAAAGGGCGTCAGCTCAGGGTGCGCTTTGCCACACACTCAGCTGCGCTCTCTGTGCGCAACCTGTCCCCCTTTGTATCCAatgagctgctggaggaggctTTCTCCCAGTTCGGACAGGTGGAGCGGGCTGTGGTCATTGTAGATGACCGTGGGCGTTCCACAGGGAGGGGAATTGTAGAGTTTGCTACAAAACCAGCTGCCCGCAAGGCCATGGATCGCTGCAATGATGGAGTCTTCTTGCTAACCAC GACACCTCGTCCAGTTGTAGTGGAGCCCTTGGAGCAgtatgatgatgaagatggtcTGCCCGAGAAGCTGGCTCAGAAGAATCCCAAGTATCAGAA AGAGCGTGAACAGCCCCCTCGCTTCGCCCACCCTGGCTCTTTTGAGTTTGAGTACTCTCAGCGCTGGAAGTCTCTGGATGACATGGAgaagcagcagcggcagcaggtGGAGAAGAACATCCGCGAAGCCCGCGAGAAACTGGAAGGGGAGATGGAGGATGCCTACCATGAGCACCAGGCAAACCTCCTCAGGCAGG ATCTGCTCAGGCGTCAGGAGGAGCTGCGTCGCATGGAAGAGATGCACAGCCAGGAGATGCAGAAACGCAAGGAGATGCAGCTCAG gcaggaggaggagaggcgcaggagagaggaggagatgctgcggcagagggagatggaggagcagaTGCGGCGCCAGCGCGAGGAGTCCTACCGGATGGGTGGCTTCATGGATGCT agggagagagagatgaggatgAGTGGAGGCGGATCTATGGGCATGTCAG ATATGCCATTCAGCTCACCCAACCAGAAGTTCCCCATGGGCGGCATGGGATTCGAGGGCCACCAGGGGATGGGGGCGCCTGCAGCTGGGGGCATGGGTGGTGCCATGATGCCCAACGAAATG CGCAATGAGCGTTTCCCCCAGGGTGGCCCGGGGGGACCCAGAGGGATGGGCCCTGGGAACCCCGGATTTGGGCGGGTTCGTGAGGAGTTTGACGGGCCAGCCAAGAAGCCCCGGTTCTAA